In Zingiber officinale cultivar Zhangliang chromosome 3B, Zo_v1.1, whole genome shotgun sequence, a single window of DNA contains:
- the LOC121968564 gene encoding protein NRT1/ PTR FAMILY 8.1-like gives MEDYADKYTKDGTTDLHGQPSLKKDTGNWRACPYILANECCERLAYYGMSTNLVNYMKDRLNQGNASAANNVSNWSGTCYITPLLGAFIADAYLGRYWTISSFMIVYILGLVLLTMTASVKGLAADCSSGVCDPTKAQTAAVFVALYLIALGTGGIKPCVSSFGADQFDESDESERKKKSSFFNWFYFTINIGALIASSVLVWIQMNVGWGWGFGIPAVAMAIAVVSFFLGTRLYRHQKPGGSPLTRIAQIVVASARKASVKVPDDKSLLYEITDKDSVIQGSRKLKHTAQLTFFDKATVETEEDRNNGSVNPWRLCTVTQVEELKSVLRLLPIWASGIIFATVYGQMSTMFVLQGNTLDPHMGPHFKIPSASLSIFDTISVIVWVPVYDFIIIPIARKFTGRERGFTQLTRMGIGLFISIFSMLAAGVLEVFRLRTVAKHNLYDDQDSYVPMSIFCQVPQYLVIGAAEVFTFIGQLEFFYDQAPDAMRSMCSALSLTTVALGNYLSTLLVDIVTSITAKNGKLGWIPDNLNRGHLDYFFWLLAILSVLNFLVYLVIAKFYTYKNTIEDENSTGDATGA, from the exons ATGGAAGACTACGCAGATAAGTACACAAAAGATGGGACAACAGATCTCCATGGTCAGCCGTCCCTGAAAAAAGACACTGGGAATTGGAGGGCTTGTCCTTATATTCTTG CAAATGAATGCTGTGAGAGGCTGGCATACTATGGAATGAGTACCAACCTAGTAAACTACATGAAAGATCGGCTCAACCAAGGGAATGCTAGTGCTGCAAACAATGTCTCTAACTGGTCAGGTACATGCTATATTACGCCTCTTCTCGGGGCATTTATAGCTGATGCCTACCTGGGAAGATATTGGACAATTTCCAGCTTCATGATCGTTTATATATTG GGTTTGGTGCTACTGACGATGACAGCATCAGTCAAAGGTCTGGCAGCTGATTGCAGTAGTGGTGTCTGTGATCCAACGAAAGCACAAACTGCAGCAGTCTTTGTAGCACTTTATCTCATTGCCCTGGGGACGGGAGGGATCAAACCGTGCGTGTCTTCCTTCGGCGCTGACCAGTTTGACGAATCTGATGAatcagagaggaagaagaagagctcatTCTTCAACTGGTTCTACTTCACCATTAACATAGGAGCACTGATTGCTTCTTCGGTACTGGTTTGGATTCAGATGAATGTGGGATGGGGGTGGGGTTTTGGAATCCCAGCAGTGGCAATGGCCATTGCAGTTGTAAGCTTCTTCTTGGGCACAAGATTGTATAGGCACCAGAAACCTGGAGGAAGCCCTCTTACACGCATTGCTCAGATTGTTGTTGCATCTGCGAGGAAGGCCAGTGTGAAGGTACCTGATGACAAGTCACTTTTATATGAAATTACAGACAAAGACTCAGTCATTCAAGGTAGCCGCAAGCTTAAGCACACAGCTCAATTAAC GTTCTTCGACAAGGCTACAGTGGAGACTGAAGAAGACAGGAACAATGGTTCAGTGAATCCATGGAGGCTTTGCACGGTCACCCAAGTGGAGGAGCTAAAGAGTGTTTTGCGGCTTCTTCCTATATGGGCAAGCGGCATTATATTCGCAACTGTCTATGGCCAGATGAGCACCATGTTCGTGCTACAAGGCAACACTCTGGATCCCCATATGGGTCCCCACTTCAAGATACCATCAGCTTCCCTCTCTATCTTCGACACCATCAGTGTAATTGTGTGGGTTCCGGTCTACGATTTCATCATCATACCAATTGCGCGGAAATTCACTGGTCGAGAGCGTGGCTTCACCCAGCTGACACGCATGGGCATTGGCCTCTTCATCTCCATCTTCTCCATGTTGGCCGCTGGCGTTCTAGAGGTTTTCAGGCTGCGAACTGTGGCAAAACACAACTTATATGACGACCAAGATAGCTATGTTCCCATGTCTATTTTCTGTCAGGTGCCTCAGTACTTGGTCATAGGGGCGGCCGAAGTGTTCACCTTCATTGGGCAGCTGGAGTTCTTCTATGATCAAGCACCTGATGCGATGAGGAGCATGTGCTCAGCCCTGTCTCTTACCACCGTGGCTCTTGGCAACTACCTGAGCACCTTGCTCGTTGATATTGTCACATCCATTACCGCAAAGAATGGAAAACTTGGATGGATTCCTGACAATCTTAATCGCGGCCACCTGGACTACTTCTTCTGGCTCTTGGCAATTCTCAGTGTTCTGAACTTCCTTGTGTATCTAGTGATCGCAAAGTTCTATACCTACAAGAACACAATAGAGGATGAGAATTCGACAGGTGATGCTACTGGGGCATGA